The nucleotide window ggcataagTTACATCGCTATGTTGGACTTCCACCATGCAAAGTgtgttctttagggaagttgaatactcaaccctcatatacaaagattattcacgaccccccctaaatttcttcaaaggattcaaggggacatttgtggaccaatCCAACCAACctacggaccatttagatactttatggtgttggttgatgcatcgacaagatggtcacatgtttgcttgttATCCACACGCAACGTCGTgtttgctaaactcctagctcaaatcattaagctaagggctcaTCACCCTAATTATCCGATTAAGTTGattcgactggataatgctggagagtttacgtcacagagttttgacgattattgcatgtcagtagggatAAATGTggaacatcttgtaccccatgttcaccccCAAAATGACCTGGCAGAAGTTTTCATAAAGCGCATTCAATTAATAGCTCAGACTTTGGTTATGCGAACCAAACTACCGGTATCTGcctggggctatgcaatattgcacgcagctatattggtccgcctgaggcccacCGCTACCCAACCACATTCACCATTACAGTTGGTCACTGGATACGAGCCTGACGTCTCGTATGTACGGGTGTTTGGGTGCGCCATTTATGTGTCAATAACGATGCCGCTACGCACCAAAATGGGTCATCAGAGAAAATTGGGAatatatgtcggttatgattcgccatcaattgttcgatacttagaacccttgacatgagatctctttaccgtacgttttacggattgtcactttgatgagacaatcttcctgtcgttagggggagataagcatgTTAACGTTCCCGTAGAACGTCGcgaattgtcgtggtatgcttccattatgtctcatttagatccccgcactgccctgtctgaaactgaggtgcgtcaaattatagatcttcagagcattgcttaaagcatgccagatgctgttaatgatctagcaaaggtgacaagatcacatatacccgctgcaaacacacctgcaaggatagatgtaccccgTGTACTTCAACAACCCGCCTGGGAAGGCTGGACTATACCCGAAGATGGGGGGCCGCACCTTCCACGTGGCAAGGTACATTGgcagctagccaatcatctgttccgaccctgaagcgtggcagaccatttggttcaaaggattcacaaccctagaagaggaaaatggcacaaactagtgaccctagtttgaatccgaccatCGCTCACTCATCCGTTTCAACGCATGAGGTCATTCTAGATTATGGTGATGCTTCAGATGAAACATGCCGACCTCCCGAGAATCGCGAGATTTCAATCCACTACACAGTATTGGATGAGAtttggaataggaatgagatgatcgttGACGATGCATTCTcgtactcagtagctactgacatcatgcttagcgatgacattgaaccacgttccgtCAATGAATGCTGACGTaaaactgattggtcaaactggaaacaagcaatccaggtcgaactcgattcgctcgcgaaacgtaaggtatttagacctatcgttcctacacAACCACGCGTGAAgcctgttggctacaagtgggttttcgtgaggaagcgtaatgagaagaatgaaatagtgcaatacaAAGCACTCCTCGTAGCGCAAGGCTTTTCTCAGCGCCCagggattgattacgaggagacgtattcccccgtaatggacgttataacgttctgctacctaatcagtttggtagtttctgaaaaactgaatatgcagcttacagacgtggtaaccgcgtatctctatgaggATCTAGatacgaaaatttatatgaaagtttcaGAAGGAATTCCATTGACTggctcaaatagttctagaccatggaacactctctcaattaggttgaAGAGGTCACTCTACGGATTAAAACAATCCgagcggatgtggtataaccgtgtgagtgaatatttgacaagtcagggttatgtgaacaacgaactatgcccatgcgtgttcataaagaagtcacatttcaGATTCacaatcgttgcagtttatgtcgatgacatgaacctcattgggaCTCCCACAGAGGTTGAGGAAATTGCTACACACTTgaaatggaatttgagatgaaggatcttgggaaaactcgatactATATAggcctggagatcgagcattgttcaaatggaatcctagtacatcaatcgaactacacctaaaaggtgttgcgacgttttaatgaggattaatcgaagccttcgagtacacccATGGTTGttcggactctagatgctaaacgagatctcttccatccaaaagaggatgaggaagagattttggaaaccgaagttccttacctaagtgcaattggggctttattgtacttggctcagtgcactagacccgacatctcctttgctgtgaatctattggctagatacagcaatgcgccCACACGCAGGCACTgtaatggtgttaaagacattttccgttATGTCaaaggtactacggatttgggcttgttctatacccGTGAATCTCCAAGTGTTACCGTCCCCTATGGCCCTCagattgattctcgccttgttggttacgcagatgctggatatctgtctgacccacatagagcacgttctcaaacaggttatgtctttaccgttggagacaccgctatatcttagaggtctaccaagcaaacgctagttgcgacttcgtctaaccatgctgagattctcgccctacatgaagcatcgcgtgagtgcttttggttgagagaagttatggaacatattcgaagcactagtggtcttacatcagtcgttgaccttcctacgacgatctttgaagacaatacagcatgtatcgagcagctgaagaagggatacatcaagggagacaacaccaagcacatagcgccaaagttcttttactcacaccagcagcaacagcatcagaacattgaagtcaagcaaatccgttcccaggacaacctggcagacagtggcggatccacagtggggtcaatggggtcgcacgaccccttggaaGTCATGGAAACAACCTTAGAGATCCATTGGAGCTATTGGTGCGACCCCTTGGAGTTGCTGGTGAGACCCCTTGGCTGCACACCAAGTGTTCGACGAAAGGTCTGAAAGAACCACTTTCATCTCTATTCAAAGTTCAAAACTCATTGAAGGAATCTTGATAAAGTTTGTACTTATAGCCCGTGCATCATATCTTGTATCGCAGTACACTGACCTTGCTGAGGCAGACCATTCTTTAATATTAGAGCATTTTCGGCAAGCAACAATGAGATGGAACCCAGAAGTGAGTGCTCAATCAGCAGTTGATAATGAGTCTGTGAAAGATGAACAAAAATCTCATATGATAGTTGCAACAGATGCATGCCTTCCGCTGCTTCCTTCTGGGGAGTCACCTATAGCTGCCCGTGTTCTTATAAATTATGAGTTACCGACAAAGAAGGTACAGTTCTCATTTTTCCTTTTGGGAATTGGGACTTAGATGTACTGCAATTTCACGCATCCACTTATGCTGACAGTTACTCTTGTTGTGCCATTTCAAGGTCGTTAATGATTGAATTCTGTGTTATAACAGTTGTATACATGGGACTGCATGTGGTTTTGCTACCTTATGCATTACATACTGCGTCCCTTCTATTTTCTCATGTATATATGCTTCCTTCCTTACAATCCTCTGTGAAGGAAACATATACAAGCCGTATGACAACTTGTTTGGCTGCAGGTTCGTCCTACCAAGTTGTACTACTTTGTTAGTTGCATATTAATGGGGTATGCTCTCTTGCGATAACTTTGTACAAATACGTGCAGATGGGATTGTAATCAACATGGTCGTCGGGGGTGAGGTAGTAACTCTCAAAAGTCTTGAAGAAAGTAGCAACCTGGTCATAGCTGAGATGCCCATACATGTGAGTTTGTTAATGCGTATGTTTCCCACATTTCTTGTATCATATATTGTATCGCAGGTTATACTTATAGCcgtttctgttaaaaaaaaattgcgcgCTACGCGCGTTATCCTTATTGACCCCCTAaacattatttcctggatccgccactgctggccgatctcttcaccaaTTCATTGCCTAAGTCtacatttcagaagctcgtccaaggaatcagtatgcgtaaattatctgagttgaatcgcttgtagttctcttatttagaagttatgtctaactcagggggagtatttagaagcatactcacatgatcttaatgtactatttttcctacgattaggagcatttttcccactaggtttttgctacctaacgaggttttaatgaggcacccaccCTGGGATGATCGTACTCCGATGAGTTCACTACCTTCGTCCAGTTTGATGAGtgtttagacattatgcatattttcttacttttctccttagtctatggggtTTCCCCAtttcttgggttttaccatagcaaggtttttgtgagtttttacaaatgcatacttcaaagtaaatttgagactcgcaatCACCCGTTGTActgatgacttcatcaactattctaccttatttgctgaagatctgatgcgatggtttgttgagtatttacacactcaaggggaagtgttgcagtcatatttagaataggaatgtgattgtgtaaatcctagggaatctaggaatgtatcttatattcctattaggactagattacctattaaatgttgtaatcctaaagggaaaggttttaccctttctactactataaataaaggcacaatggggtgaatcaaacacacctcacaattaaatcaatctctcttctccctaaagcttgccgcacccctctctctctaaccttAGATCGCTCAATCAAACAGGCCTACAACAAAGATGTCGTTAAACTAACAAAGGATAATCCGTTTGCTTAACAAATGAAATGTAGATTATAACTAATCCAATTCGGCTTAGTACTATATATACTACCCTTGGGAGACAAATATTATCATAAAAATTTTGATTGTTCTGTAAGATAGTTCGAATAATCCCAAGTATACCGACAGTAAGGAGTGTAGCTCTAATTAAGGGCACCGAACTAGTATTCTGATTTCTTAACATTAACTTATGTAACGCATAACAAATGATACACAAACGAAATGCCTGCATGCTAAAGGGGATTTAAAATATTAAGATAGGAGTCGGTTGCCAATTGGAGTACCCAAAATTAATTGGGTCATAGGAGCAGATGGCAATAGTTTCATATAGCACAAACAATCTTAATTAAGAAagcaaatgttgttttaatgaTGTTTCAGTTTTAACATGGAGAGTAATCCAACTATTTATAAACCATTGCAAACTCTATTCTTTTTCCGATTTAAGATTCATACTCTCAACAATTTATAAATTAGGATACAAGTTTGTTCTAGTCTGGCAGAGAATGCTATGCTAGTGCATGCATCAAAGTTGAAACAGAGAGAAATGACAACAACTTAGTTTCGCCCAGCATCTTCATAGTGTCcttaaaagacaaaaacaaaaatcaaaagagGGGAGTGTTTTAAGAGGCCtctttctgtttttgtttatgttgaaattgggtaaaagaagttgaagaagctcAAAAGCTTAAAGAGTTAGTTGTGGAAATTGGGACCAAAAGCACAAACATAGAGATAATTCTTTTCCACGACTTTTCTTTTCTCATGATATCACGAGTCGAGTTGCTTCAACTGGTCATATAAATTAAttgaagagaaaaggaaaatcaCATGGTGGTGAGTACACAACTGTACAAGTAACATGTGGTTAAACTAATGAAGGATAATCCGTTTACTTAACAAATCTAATGTGAATTATAACTAATGCAATCCTCCGATTTGGTAAATTTATACACAAACATAcaaacacacaaacacacacacacgcacatgcACATACATGAACAGTGAAAGAGTAAAAAGCTATGCTAGGAGCAGAAGGGGAGGGAGTGACTGTGGACTATAGTAAGCTTTCAGTTTTTAACTGGAGGGAAAGGGAAGGATGGTAGGAACACCAGAAAATGCCGTCAATCCTTAAAAGCAGAAAAGGCAAACAAAAACTCAAAGAGTAGGTACAGGACCACAATACATATAGGCCCCCATTCAAATGAGTTCCCCCTTTATATAATACGTGTGTACTTCTACTAGCAGAGAGGAGAAGGCCTGTTTCTATTTATGATTAACAAAagaagcttcaaagcttcaattgaCAATTCTGGAAAATAATGGACCCCAAAATTAGAGACCCTTCTCAAATTTGGGCTAAAGGCTAGCTCTCCAATCCAATCCATTTACTAAGCTCTTCAAGGCTGAGGGAAGAAGAAATAAGAATCTTCCCATATATACAAAAAGCAACAAGCACACAACTACCGTAATCTATTTTTGTCCCGATAttaatttcattattttcaattcaaaacttAATTGCGTTCTTAATTTCATGATCGGGTGTTTATGCCTTTCAGCCTTGCTTTGTGAGGTTTATTTTTGGAAGGGTCTTTAATAAAAAGCTAACTAGCTCAACAGACCAGACTGGAAACCATAAACCACATTTCTGGTCAAAAAAACATTCGAAGATGGATCAAGAAAACCAATTTTAAACATAAGTACCTTAATTTCTGTTTCTTGCTTGCTAGCCCCTCTATGCTTTAAAAAAGTAACTAATGCCAACTACCAAAAGGAATTATAATGCAAATCTAGAGTCTCTAGTTCAGATGGAAGCGGGGAGgtgattgtaacatcccatatcgtcCAGGaaagtggatcctctaagccttatatgtacattctCACTTCCAATTAGCACGAGGTTTTTttagagctcactggctttgggttccatcggaactccgaagttaagcgagttcgcgcgagagcattcccaggatgggtgacccactgggaagttctactcgcatgagttcccaaaaacaaaaccgtgagggcgtggtcggggcccaaagcggacaatataaagtttttttttttcaaataaaaaaaaaaaaaattttttttattttcatattctttcataacCTAAATATTGTTAAGAGCCTCTCGGCgtgaaaacaaaaaagtttGTGATGCTGAAATAGGCCTCCCGATAGATTAGATAAAATCGGAAATACCTTTTATCTACTTTTTCGAccatgagggcatggtcggggtccaaagcagacaatatcgtgctacggcggagtcgagtcCTGAATGTGGTGGGGGCCGGGGCGGGGATATgaaaatttggtatcaaagccaatccctagccggaagtgtgccgacaaggatgtcgggcccctaaggggggggtggattgtaacatcccacatcgcccaggggagtggatcctctaaaccttatatgtacattCCCACCTCCAATTAGAACgagacattttgggagctcactggcttcgggttccatcggaacttcgaagttaagcgagttcgcacgagagcattcccatgatgggtgacccactgggaagttttactcgcgtgagttcccagaaataaaaccgtgagagcATGGTCGGGGCTCAaggcggacaatatcgtgctacggcggagtcgagcccagaCCGGGATATGACAATGATAGTCCGCTGCAATCACATAGAAAAAAGTAAatgatttttaaattaaaagatgtatttaattagaattttaaaggcGATAGTAGTAAGTGGcgattttaaatgatttttaaaaTGAAAGACTTTATTGGTTGAATCTGTTGATAAAATATTTTGCACAAATATTATTATTCACTTTCGATGTGCCTATGGTGCGATGGCAGCTAGTGCTCCGAGTGGTGCCTAATCCAGTGATAATTGCAAAGAGATTCCAGCGTAATTTGAATCTTGAAAATTGAGCTTTGCTTTTATTGTTTGTCGTTTTTCGCGTATCAAACATTGTTAGTTAGATCCCAAAAgcacatgttgatgcacaaaatcagtgaggactttgatacaacagaaaatgttaagttcgTGACTTTCGCTacattgctccagtcactagtgtggataagtatgcaaatggatagagacagggaagcaaacacaagatgtacgtggttcacccaaattggctacttccacggagtagaggagttctcattaattgtgaagggtttacacaagtacataggttcaagctttcatttagtgagtactagtgaatgatttagtacaaatggcattaggaaatattgtgggagaatgatctccttttatagaagaaagtttctagctttgttctgatattgacacgtgtcgtgttgtgattggcttttgatgtcgacacgtgtcgcgctgtgattggcctcctcgttggagggaaactctcctgggtccttgacggtataacgttgaccagtgctcggtagtttcgggattagtcaagtatggtacaaacaacacgcattgaaaaattggtacaaataaCTTTTCTTGGATGTCTAAATGATCTTAAGttgaataattttttacaaatataatCTTTAGTTATATGATTATAAAGAAGATAAACAAGTTTAATAATCTTTTACAAAAATAATCTTTAGTTACATGATAATAAAGAAGATAAACGATTTGTATGATTGAGATACATTAATCATAGATGAAAAAATAATTAGGTACCTCCACATGAACACATAATTTATAACTAACCACTCCACTTCTTAAGAAAACTCCCCATCTCTTTTTTATCTCCTGCATGCATATCGTCAAATACATTCCAACTTTCTTGATCAACAATGATCTAGATGAACAAGAGAAACCATTACAATTCGGTACAATGTAGTGGTACGATTGAATTGGTACATAAGTTTCTGTATGAATgcatcggtacataagttttAGTACGAATGTATTAGTACATATGCTTCGGTACGAATGTATCAGTACATAAGTTTCAGTACAAAAATCGGTACCTAAGTTTCGGTACAATTGCTTCAGAATATAACTTTTGTTATATTTAGAAagcaaatgttgttttaatgaTGTTTTAACATGGTAAGTAACCCAACCGCTTACAAGCAATTGCAAACTCAATTCGTTCTCCTTTGTAAGGTTCATATTCTCAACAATTAATAAATTAAGATTTAAGTTTATCTTCGTCTGGTAGAGAATGCTAAAGCATGCGCCAAAGTTGAAACGAAGAGAAATgaacacaaattagttttgcCCTGCATCTTAATCAGCTCTTTAAAAGACAAaagcaaaaatcaaagagatGAGAGAGTTTTAAGATGCATCTTTCTGTTATTGTTTCTGTTGAATTAGAGTAAAAGAAGTTAAAGAAGCTCAAAAACTCAAAAGCTCAAAGAAGCAATTGGGGAATTAAGCCATAATTGTGTTTCAGAAAATTGAATTGTAGtatttttacaaatttgttTTAGGAAAAGGCTAAAAGCAGGTGAATTTTACTGGCACGTACCTCGTCTGGCTGTTGAAGCCCTTCAAACATTTGAGACGGGCGcttttcttaaaaaattaaTCTTGATAGCTCGTGGCCCTGGTTTTGGAAATTAGGCACCTTTCCCATAGATTTGAGTCTTCCTGATGCTATTTTAGTTTGTTGGGTATAATTATATTCAATAGCTGAGTGTCGAACAAGATGATCTTACTTTAGTTCTTGCTTTGTGGCACCAGTTAATTATGTTCAGGTATACATAGACGAAATTATTTGCACGTGGGAAATAAGGAAAGCAGAAAGATGCTAATATGAAATTATTTGCATGTATCATGTATTAAGATGATATACATGAGCATGCACCCAACAGTGTTGATTGTGATGATGTCTTTTTGTGATATTCACTGATATTCTTTCTTTGCATGGCAGGATATTtcatcctactatgggggctgCTCACATACTCGTGCCCTGTCTTGCCGTCCTTATTTCGTCCTTCGGTGCCCATGGTAACATTTCatacacgtgtcgcactgtgattggcctcctagttggatggaaactcttctgggtccttgatggtataacgttgactggtactcggtagtttcgggattggtcaagtatggtacaaacagcaCGCATtgaaaaattggtacaaataaCTTTTCTTGGATGTCTAAATGATCTTAAGttgaataattttttacaaatataatCTTTAGTTATATGATTATAAATAAGATA belongs to Malus sylvestris chromosome 17, drMalSylv7.2, whole genome shotgun sequence and includes:
- the LOC126611990 gene encoding uncharacterized protein LOC126611990; the protein is MEPRNACLPLLPSGESPIAARVLINYELPTKKETYTSRMTTCLAADGIVINMVVGGEVVTLKSLEESSNLVIAEMPIHVSLLMRMFPTFLVSYIVSQVILIAVSVKKKLRATRLSVEQDDLTLVLALWHQLIMFRIFHPTMGAAHILVPCLAVLISSFGAHGCQPGFLTGCWAIPPPVELL